In Canis lupus dingo isolate Sandy chromosome 32, ASM325472v2, whole genome shotgun sequence, the following are encoded in one genomic region:
- the NKX6-1 gene encoding homeobox protein Nkx-6.1 — protein MLAVGAMEGTRQSAFLLSSPPLAALHSMAEMKTPLYPAAYPPLPAGPPSSSSSSSSSSSPSPPLGAHNPGSLKPPPAGGLSSLGSPPQQLSAATPHGINDILSRPSMPVASGAALPSASPSGSSSSSSSSSTSASSASAAAAAAAAAAAAASSPAGLLAGLPRFSSLSPPPPPPGLYFSPSAAAVAAVGRYPKPLAELPGRTPIFWPGVMQSPPWRDARLACTPHQGSILLDKDGKRKHTRPTFSGQQIFALEKTFEQTKYLAGPERARLAYSLGMTESQVKVWFQNRRTKWRKKHAAEMATAKKKQDSETERLKGASENEEEDDDYNKPLDPNSDDEKITQLLKKHKSGGGGGLLLHASENESSS, from the exons ATGTTAGCGGTGGGGGCGATGGAGGGCACCCGGCAGAGCGCATTCCTGCTCAGCAGCCCGCCCCTGGCCGCCCTGCACAGCATGGCCGAAATGAAGACCCCGCTGTACCCCGCGGCGTACCCCCCGTTGCCCGCCGGCCCcccctcctcctcgtcctcctcgtcCTCTTCGTCGTCGCCCTCCCCGCCTTTGGGCGCCCACAACCCAGGCAGCCTGAAGCCCCCGCCCGCGGGGGGGCTCTCGTCCCTGGGCAGCCCCCCACAGCAGCTCTCAGCCGCCACCCCCCATGGCATCAACGACATCCTGAGCCGGCCCTCCATGCCCGTGGCCTCAGGGGCCGCCCTGCCCTCCGCCTCGCCCTCcggttcctcctcctcctcctcctcctcgtccacCTCCGCTTCCTCCGCTTCCGCAGccgccgcggcggcggcggccgctgcagccgccgcctcctccccagCGGGGCTGCTCGCGGGCCTGCCCCGCTTCAGCAGCCTGagtccgccgccgccgccgcccgggctcTACTTCAGCCCCAGCGCAGCGGCCGTGGCCGCCGTAGGTCGGTACCCCAAACCGCTGGCTGAACTGCCCGGCCGGACGCCCATCTTCTGGCCAGGAGTTATGCAGAGCCCGCCCTGGAGGGACGCCCGCCTGGCCTGCACCCCTC ATCAAGGATCCATTTTGTTGGACAAAGACGGGAAGAGAAAACACACGAGACCCACGTTTTCGGGCCAGCAGATCTTCGCTCTGGAGAAGACTTTCGAACAAACGAAATACTTGGCGGGTCCCGAGAGGGCTCGCTTGGCCTATTCGCTGGGGATGACGGAGAGTCAGGTCAAG GTCTGGTTCCAGAACCGCCGGACCAAGTGGAGGAAGAAGCACGCGGCCGAGATGGCCACGGCCAAGAAGAAGCAGGATTCGGAGACCGAGCGGCTCAAGGGGGCCTCGGAGAACGAGGAGGAGGACGACGACTACAACAAGCCCCTGGACCCCAACTCGGACGACGAGAAGATCACGCAGCTGCTGAAGAAGCACAagtccggcggcggcggcggcctcctGCTGCACGCGTCCGAGAACGAGAGCTCGTCCTGA